The stretch of DNA CTATCTCCTCTAAATTGAGAAGACTCCCACTAATTCCTCTAAACTAAGGAATTCCCTTGGAATAACCaaaggctctgataccagttgttagTATCGAGCAATAATAATAGTAGAAGAAATGAGAAgaatagaaaaagagaaaaaggacACAAAGATATAACGTGGTTCAGCACACAGTGTGTGTACCTAGTCCACGGTTGCACTAGAGAAGAGCTTTATTACTTGGTATTTAGAAGTTTACAagatgtctatatatatagcacTTAATGAGacataacataaataaaataagcgatgtgggactaattTAGACCACACAACTCTAACACTCGATGTTGAACAATTCTTTctttctatctatctatctatcacTTGAGTATATACAGaccaataatattattaaaatccCCAAATTACAGAGATGCATTTGGACAAAATTATAAACTACAAACAAGCTGCAACCAACAAAACACACAAATATGTTATTAGAAAAACCAATTGaagttatataaaaaaatttcaaattttaaaaccctaaactatagatttttttattgattaccTCAGTGTTGTTTCAAGGTTGTTGGAGGATTTAACACTATTGTAAGCATTTGTTTTGGTGTTCTATTTGAGAGGATTTAATGTTAGAGAGAAGTTGGAAGGAGAGTATGAGGGTAGGTGGTGAAAAGTGTTTTGAACAGTCAAAATTACGCTAGGCAACAGTGCTATAATTAACAACACTTAACGTATTGCAGAACGATAGcagttttttcaaatttcacTATAACAGCTGCTACTTCCTctagtccttattataagaaaaattttactttttatgttCATTGTAAAACTAATATATCTAGGCTATAATATTgtccaaatacattagttttacaatgaatctaaaaagtaaaactttttttataataaggaccCAAGGGAGTAGTATTTGACAACACTGCATCAAATCATATATCAAATCATATCTCACTACTACGCCACTTAGTTGTATTAGttcaaaaaaagagaaaataggaTTAGCACTTGCAGTGTAAAATCCTACCGCACCCCACTTTAATTACATGACATTAATGCTAGATTTCTATAGCATgtcaatgtaaaattaatttacactgccCGAGCATATCCATTAaatgtagtttttcaaaaattgagttttgctataaaaaaaagttttagcAGCGCAATTTGTTGTCTGTTTATCTTTTGTTCATGTGTaagtattttatatatataaatataacatcataaaagttgaaaaagaaaaaaaaaatccattaaaCTCTATGCCTGCAAATATTTACATCGATGAGATATGATCGGTTGCATGTGTAAAATTCATCTATACCGAAAGTGCATACCAACTAAACTCTTAAACAAAAAAGGGGTGATTTTGATTTACCATCGAGAATTAAACCACATATGGTCTTCCAAAGTTACCATTTTGGTGTCCATGGAATCTAGAAGCCAATGTTGCCAAAGAGCTAAGGAGTTTTGTGAAGTGTGAAGAAACTGTTAATAGCTGAAGAAAATTGAAACGCACCGTTTcggttttttttctaaaataaaaaaaaatataaaaaataataataaaaaaaaaaatgggacaAAAAGACAAACCAAATAAAACACGGAAACCCCACCCACCCCTTTCTATTTCTCTCACGTGCCTTTCACTCTCTACTCCCATCTTCTAGAATTCTCTCCACTCTCACTTTCATTTTGTTCGTCTCTATTCCAATTCACCAtaattctttttctcttctctccaCTCTTGATGGTTAATTACTCATATAAGCAAAGCTATCTCCTAGTCTAAAAGTGTTCATGGGTAAAGATTTTGGAGTTAGGGTTATTGCTCTAAGAAAGGAGAAGAATATCCATCTCTTGAAAGTTGGTCATTTATATTCTTTGAGGTAAAATTTTATGATTCACAAGTTTAAAAATGATATCTATTTTGGATGAGTAGCAGAACTAGTGTGTAGTAAACTCTTAGATTTTCATGAGTCACTTTAAACTCTAACTCTAACAAATTGGGGGTTTTGTCTAATTCTTTTATCTATTGGTAGTGTGATCTTAAATAAGTTTTCACGAGAGCTGAAATTGTTGTATGATGTTCAGATTCGATGAAAATTGCTCCGGTGGTCATTCCGGAAGGCATTGCTAGGAACGGAGTTGATTCGTCATAGTTGTGAGTTGATGATGATcattactacttattttaactactattatcaattttatgttACTTATTTTCTATGTTAAAGTATTTATAAAATTGGGGAACACAACCTTTGAACATTTTCTCGTCATTGTTATATAATTTCCAAGTCATCAAATTTAACTATACTTTATTTGGACTTATCCATGACTTGTTGaacaaatgaattgaaaatgAGGTTTGATTGTGgtatttttagataaatttcaATATCTTGTGAAACGTGGATTTTGATAAATATGTTTTGAGAATAATGATTTCGATCAAGTAACCGATAACGAGGATAACGGTCTAGGTGCACCTAGTTATATAATATCGAGTAGAAAAGGGctatccgttagatggagccgcccctaagtgaaaggccactcttaggaggaaagggctatcaacgagatggagccgtcTCTCGATTATCTCGTAACGAATTGGCTATCAACGATATTGTAGACTCTCTAATTAAAGATGAGGATGTATTTTCGTAATCGAGGAGAAAAGGGctatccgttagatggagccgcccctaagtgaaaggccactcttaggaggaaagggctatcaacgagatggagccgtcTCTCGATTCTCTCGTTATgacttctttttatttgattggatttctatatttttttattatttcaaatttcaaactctatAATGATTTGGATCGAATATTATTTATAGTATGTAGTTACTGCTACACAATAATTATTACAAGCTTTCTAAAAATCAAATGCTCGTGCCTTTGTGTGTTTCCCATCTAGTTGGTAATGGTTGTTATCTCTCACTAAGTCCTTGTGACTTACTCCttcatcttatattttttttcagattCAAAGTCAACTGAATAGAAAGCTTCTATCAGAGTTAAAGATTTGTCAATGTCACTCTTTTGGTAGGCCTTCTTGATGAACaactattttgtatatgtaTATTTGGAGTTGATCGAGTATCTGCAGCTATTTTGAGTCTAGGAATATCTTGTTTTGAAATGTATAAATTTAAACATGtatattatgaaaattttgaCTGAATGATGTATATGTTGCAAACAGGATTTATTCTGATTTGGAAACATTGAAAATACAGATGAGACTTTGTCGAAATTTCAGTAAAATTGTTCTAAAGTAAATAGTCATTtggaaataatatatttattgtttgttaaaTTCGGTCATTAGGCTTGCCGGACTAGTATTAGTTCGTGCGCCGGTCACGATTGAAATTGGGTCGTGACAAAAATAgctgaaaacccaaaataaaaatataatttttgttagtatTATGGATTAGTGATAACTGATAAGTTATTGAGATAagaggaaaagaaagaaaaaaaagttgaaacaaaATAGTGGGAACCGTATGCTTCAGTATTtctctgtattttttttattaaaggttACTTAATTAATTTGAGCCGTTGAAAAATCATTTGCCACGTGTCATGAATCAGGGAGCCGAACTGGGAAAATGGAGCAAATTTGAACAtccattaattattcaatgtatctaaaaagtgacattagcttataattaaggtcggAGGAAGTACAGGCTTATCTCGTCCATCAAATTATtgctaaaatataaaagatattgtTATATTCTAGTTTACATATTCTAATACACCCCGTAGTCGAAACTGGAGGTCGCTGGATGTTGAGACTAAGTTGAAAATCATCAAAAAGTTGTTGTGGGAGGCCCTGATTAAAGATGCCGGCTATATGAGACATGTAACACACGAACTTGGTCATGAGTAACTTTCTCATGCACAAAGTCCATCTCAATTTGTTTAGTTTGTTGATGTTGAACAAGATTGTCGGAGAGATACACAACGTTGACATTATCACAATAAACTAGTGTGACCTTCGAAACATGTAATGTAGTTCCAACAGAAGATTTCTAAGCCAACATTGACTGGGACACTACATTAGCGATTCCACGATATTCTACTTCACCACTGAAACGAGATAATGTAGGTTGTCATTTGGCAAACCAAGAGAAGAGGTTGTCTCCTAGATATACACGATATAAATGTAAAGATATTGTTATATTCTAATTTACATATTctaataatttatgtatctcattttataattgatatttatttatttatttttctgtatCTCAATGTTTGAATTGTACATTTTATCATAAGTacttgaaaatttaattattaatcatattaaaaatattttatctgTACTTAAAAGTATATTAGTTGAAGTTCATCATAaggggtgtggttatggtgcataagcccaaacttatgcaccatgcataaacttgcttcctacacccacaatatttgcttcctacaccaaaagtcaaccaaaggtcaacccaagcccaaaattaggcaatccattactcgcacgccccccatatactaccccattacttgcgccccccttttgcttagcgcacccctcaatttttttttcctttttctcctagatttcttgtgagccccccaattttttttcctcccctagatttctagcgcgtccccaatttttttccctcctccaaacttctagcgcaccccccaaatttctagcgcgccccccgtttccaattaaataataacttttgttcctttgaagtatatattataaaaatccatttttaattaattttcgtcatacacccctcgaagcccaacataataacgaatggttcatgtatatataaagcatacttgtcagacatacaatttaattttaagttttatcaatcataatcacaatataaataaaatttcatacattaattacatatatatatatatatcgatttttctttacaataaataaatgatcgaatccaatatctcatgcatactatccaattttttttcaactaaactaactctaattgctttatatgattttttgctttatgtagcatggttttgtaaaatggttatgtgatgttttacttaataacaatggtttcaatgtataacatattggcactaatgcccatatgaaaccatttaactaaaataatggtttcagtgtataacgctatgaaaccatttaactagactaatggtttcagtgtataacatcttgaaaccaaataacaagactaatggtttcagtgtataatgctatgaaaccatttaacttgaataatggtttcagtgtataacagtatgaaaccatttaactagacaaatggttttagtgtataacatcttaaaaccaattaaaaggactaatggtttcaatgtataacatcttggcactaatgctcatataaaaccatttaactataataatggtttcagtgtataacagtatcaaaccatttaactagacaaatggtttcagtgtataacatcttgaaaccaattaacaagactaatgatttcagtgtataacattttgacactaatgctcatataaaaccatttaactataataatggtttcgttgtataacgccatgaaaccatttaactagactaatggtttcagtgtataacggtatgaaaccatttttgctgtggaatggtttcaaagagttgttctccaaaaacatatttaacccttaataaaaattgtaaaataaatttaaatttttaagacgatataaaaccgaagagagtgaggtatccccaacctttccaaataattcaaaataccctaaataaaattttgggaaaattttattaatatcttatatttataaaagcatatttacctcatttaattaactaaaaatagttccaggtctcagaaaaataccaaactggtcccaaaattctcagaaaattatttactatttttatgtaaaaaaaaaaattggagtctccttggcaccgcacgcgctgctagtgagagtgggcgtggacgcgcgtcactgttcatcatcttcctcacccattttctgcagaaacgggtcacgacgacccggttcgttctccctcaataatcTACGAAAatcgacgttctttataccgttttgatcgtcgttcgattttatgaatgtttccggtattaattttcgaaatcggtgatcgaatcgcatgtaaaatgtggccgaaattgagcaagcaaaaatataaagttctttagttatgattattacatgtgtaaaatcatctgatgactgtgaatgacttatgtaccatacataagaaaaggcttatgcatattaactattgcCCATCATAAGTATGTACCCTCCAAGTCCAACACTACACATCCAGTTCATCCCAAGTCCTGTCCTACTTGTAGAATAAGATGCTctaatttcttaaaataaataatgaattgtattatttcctttttatgcGGGCATTTGCTATCATGattcattaattaatagttatttttttagtttcttgGTAATCTTCTAGCCTTAATGAAGTTACAAAAGTTAGAACACATTTACGAAAACATATTCATATTTGTGTGTTCAACTCAACTCAGTTAGCAAAACTAATGCATATATAGAAATTGAGTTTTGTCAGTACACATTCAAATGGAGCAGGTATTGGAAAACGGCGTCAATGTCATATTCAAATGTATTAGAGCTTTCGCTGACTCGATGGTAAAGCTCCAACTTTTGGTTTAAAGAATAAACAAATCCCAACGAGTTTTACTGTGTGTAATAACAGGGTCACCACTGCAATGAAATCTGAACGCTGTTGATTGCAGAATCATAAATCATTGTCGCACGACGCTAGTGCTCAGTTGGGTTTTCATCACAATCCCCTTTATCCATCACCACAAAATATTGGATCCAACATCTGTGTAAGGTAGAACCTTCGCACACAAGTTGGATCATGAATGCCTGGTTTTGAATATTTGGAAGAAATGAGTTGGAATGTTCGATACATACAACAGTAGGTATTGATCCAACTGCAGCGACTgcatacaaaatcaaataattttgtatgCTGTGaagtaaataaatttttaaaatgcaAGACAACTTGGGAAAATATGAAAAGGAGTTGGAAACATCAGAAGTAAACAactaaaaaatatcaatcattCTGTTTCACGATCAAAGGCATTCATTTCAACTTGCAAAAGGAGATTCAAGATCAGCTAAAAGTTTTGTGAATGCAGTCTTCCCAATCAATTTAATGAACAAAACTTCAAACCTCCATCATCAAATGTTTGGTATTGGAAATGTACTCTCTTGAGAGCAGCACTTCTTTCATGTATACTCTCACCTATATGGATCATTGACTTTGGGATCTCCCAATCATATCTTGTCTAATTTTAAAATCACGAGTCATAAAATCCTACTTCATTTTTGACGGTCGTGATTGCCGATGAGGCGATGACGCCCCTCCTCAAACTCTACCCTTTCCAAGAACCACTGTATACTAAGCTTGTTACCTCTTTGTCACTCATAAGACATGTTTCTACATTACAGCTATGTAGTCAACTTATAATGTTTACCATTCACCACATATCGTTCTATCTCATACTCTAGGAGTGTTAAGGTTAAGTTTAAGTCGGGTTTGACCAAATCTATTATCAAACTAATCAAAATTATGATAAACCTGAAAAGCCTTCCAAGAAATATATCCCTTTCATTCTCACAACACATTACCAGAACTATGATTGTCTGAAGACAGTAATCAACTAATAATGGTTGGGGGATGAAAGTAGATGATGACAATAATATTTGTTGcacaaaaaatcaattaaacaaCCACATAAAATGAGAAGATCATAAAGGGAGAAGATCCGTTTTATTTTAGTAACTATCTAAAGGGTAACTAAATATTCTCCAAAATATAAAACACAAACAACACACTGAACCATGACTGGTCAAAATTATAAAGATCGCAAAACTGTTTGATGACATTGTACGAGTAAtagaaaattattcaaaaattaaaagtttgCTTAAAAGCATAATACTGTGTAGAAAAGTAAAGGAAAAACAGCTAGGCAAATAACTTAATTTCAAGCTTTAATTTCAATCATTAAATTGGGTAGACCTTCACCTTCCTACATAGTTTGTTTATACTACTAATACTAACACACATACCCTGACCATATAAATACAAGACCATTTGAACTTTTCTATATCTACTAGATAGATATAACACATAAGATAAATCATAAGGTTATTATTCGCCCAACTCTGGTGCTCTGGTTCAAATTAGCAAATAAAACAAGTCAGCTAGACCATCCTCTATCTTAGCATAGAAAGTATAAACACTTAAATTTTAGGAACTAACAAGCTAAGGTTACATAAGATCATGAAGTCACCTATTCAGTCAGTGGCATGCCATTGGTTTCCTCTGAGTATGCGAGTTTCACTTTTTCCTCATATAGCTTTAATAGATAATCAGACTCCCCTTTAAAGCTGAAAACAAACTTGCTCAAGAACAATTTCTCCGTATAAGTAAATGGTGTAAGTAAACTTGCATTCTTTTCTCGCAAACCTTTCATCAGAAGAAATTGCAAAACTGAAACCCTTGGAATGATTCTTTTATGTAAACTATAACTAAACATAATTGGATATTTAGTAAGTGCCAAGGAATTCCAACCCAATTGATTGACCCAAAAAGACATCAATAAATTAACCTTATCAATCGAAACCAACATCAAACTAGGGCACAACCTAAATGCTTGAAAAACAGCTTCATCAGACCAACCCCATTTCTTAAATGCATCAACTTTATGATTCCAATGTGTTTTACTCGTACATTTCTTGGCTATCAAAGCAACCCCAAAAGTAATCATTGAAGGACGAAACCCTAAACCCTTAACTTCCTCCAATGACTTAATCAAATCAGTTGAACCAAATATAGATGGCCTTGTTTGAAACAATCTAGCAATGCTGGAATCACATACTCCAAAATTACTCATCAAATTGACATTAGCCGCAATAATGTCATATGAAGTACGAGAAAATGAAGTCGACGAAAGTCGAATTAAGCAAACAATGACATCCTTATTGGTTTTCAAGAACCTACTTAATATTTCAAAAAGAGGGATTATTCGATTCTCCAAGCTACAATGTAAAATTCTAGGGTTTGCAGTTAACAATGAAACAATATCAGAGGAAGAAGCACCTTTTgatagaaaaaattcaaactttggtAAAATTGCATTGTTGGGTTGTGATGAAAGTAACCATGGTGCTTTTGTAATGATGATGCGTATGTTGGAGTCTgaaaaatgatgatttttgaaGAAGTTGATAACAGAATTAGGCTTATCTGGAGATTTGAAACGAACCTGTCTTCGGTTGAAAGCTGTGAGAGCTGATTGAGGCGAGAAACCGAAATTGTTGATGAGATATGATACAGCGAATGGGATTGTGTCTGATTCCGATGTTGTGGTGAAGAATCTGAGTGAAATTGGGAACGAAAAAGGGTCGAATTTAGGgattgttgattttgttgtcATGAACCCTAAAACAACATTCTGGCGGCATAGAAACCATTTAGACATGTTGGTTTGAAATAATGAATGagatggtttcagagtacaatcGTAGAGTTAAAATTTGGACaaaattttgtcttttattttttattcataacataTAAGTCATTTATCTTTGTATATTtgtaatatttcaatttttttcaattttttattttaaaaatagtgaCATGACTTGccacataaataattttatttttttgattaagaaaaaaatattttttaaaatatattttaattaaaaaattaaag from Trifolium pratense cultivar HEN17-A07 linkage group LG5, ARS_RC_1.1, whole genome shotgun sequence encodes:
- the LOC123886519 gene encoding uncharacterized protein LOC123886519, which translates into the protein MELSDRLRFLNSILEIAEEVGGFSVEIPSISAFAPFGDLGFLYDCTLKPSHSLFQTNMSKWFLCRQNVVLGFMTTKSTIPKFDPFSFPISLRFFTTTSESDTIPFAVSYLINNFGFSPQSALTAFNRRQVRFKSPDKPNSVINFFKNHHFSDSNIRIIITKAPWLLSSQPNNAILPKFEFFLSKGASSSDIVSLLTANPRILHCSLENRIIPLFEILSRFLKTNKDVIVCLIRLSSTSFSRTSYDIIAANVNLMSNFGVCDSSIARLFQTRPSIFGSTDLIKSLEEVKGLGFRPSMITFGVALIAKKCTSKTHWNHKVDAFKKWGWSDEAVFQAFRLCPSLMLVSIDKVNLLMSFWVNQLGWNSLALTKYPIMFSYSLHKRIIPRVSVLQFLLMKGLREKNASLLTPFTYTEKLFLSKFVFSFKGESDYLLKLYEEKVKLAYSEETNGMPLTE